From the genome of Danio aesculapii chromosome 16, fDanAes4.1, whole genome shotgun sequence, one region includes:
- the ica1 gene encoding islet cell autoantigen 1, with protein sequence MSFTEGNSHFDQFLQSQESSVVNKFQQKYWKTKQTLIKVTGKKEDEHVVASDADLDAKLEVFHSVQRTCMELLKVIEQYQRRISLLSQEENELGRFLRSQGSQDKSRAGKIMQATGKALCFSSQQRLALRGPLGRLYQEVETFRYRAISDTWLTVNRMEQSRTEYRGALLWMKDVSQELDPDTHKQMEKFRKVQTQVRHTKTSFDKLKNDVCQKVDLLGASRCNLLSHVLTTYQTTLLHFWEKTSHTMAAIHESFKGCQTHETSAIQGSDQVAKKKMKKKSKAQADDEEMGHTTEETLISLEQETQSSNTTLTGADEGLSDGLSLLDDILGSSSLEDGGFSQKWHEVFGEDEDLSCSNQAETQTTDEEADFFLPSKLLDQNMNNLQSTVSGSLSAILQNNPGSSSVAGQNSSKPAVNESSKDLSAWFSLFADLDPLANPDAIGRSGADHDLLTA encoded by the exons ATGTCCTTTACAGAGGGTAACTCTCATTTTGATCAATTTCTCCAAAGTCAAGAGTCATCCGTGGTGAACAAGTTCCAGCAGAAATACTGGAAAACCAAACAAACGCTCATCAAAGTCACTGGAAAGAAGGAGGATGAACATGTCGTTGCTTCGGATGCAGATCTGGATGCTAAACTCGAG GTGTTTCATTCAGTACAGAGAACATGCATGGAGCTCCTTAAGGTGATCGAACAGTATCAACGGAGGATCAGCC TTTTGTCCCAGGAGGAGAATGAACTGGGTCGGTTTCTGCGTTCACAAGGCTCTCAGGACAAAAGTCGTGCTGGAAAGATCATGCAAGCTACCGGAAAAGCACTCTGCTTCTCTTCCCAACAAAG GTTGGCATTGCGAGGGCCACTGGGTCGCCTTTACCAGGAGGTGGAGACCTTTCGTTACCGAGCCATTTCAGACACATGGCTGACGGTGAACCGGATGGAGCAGTCGCGCACTGAGTACAGAGGAGCACTGCTCTGGATGAAGGACGTTTCTCAGGAGCTCGACCCGGACACACACAAGCAGATGGAGAAGTTTCGGAAG GTTCAAACTCAGGTTCGTCATACCAAGACAAGTTTTGACAAACTGAAGAACGACGTGTGTCAGAAGGTTGATCTGCTGGGAGCCAGTCGCTGTAATCTGCTGTCACACGTCCTGACAACCTATCAG ACCACACTGCTGCATTTCTGGGAGAAAACCTCTCACACGATGGCTGCTATTCATGAGAGTTTCAAAGGCTGTCAGACACACGAGACTTCAGCGATACAG GGTTCGGATCAAgtggcaaagaaaaaaatgaagaagAAAAGCAAAGCACAAGCAGACGACGAGGAGATGGGTCACACTACAGAGGAAAC GCTTATTTCTCTTGAACAAGAAACTCAGAGCAGCAACACCACGCTAACAG GAGCTGACGAGGGTTTGTCTGACGGTTTGAGTTTGCTGGATGACATTCTGGGCAGCAGCTCATTAGAGGACGGGGGTTTCTCTCAGAAATGGCATGAGGTGTTTGGAGAAGATGAAGATCTGTCCTGCAGTAACCAAGCAGAGACGCAGACCACCGATGAAGAGGCTGATTTCTTTCTGCCTTCTAAACTACTGGACCAGAACATGAACAACCTGCAGTCCACAGTCTCAG GTTCTTTATCAGCCATTCTTCAGAATAATCCTGGAAGCTCATCTGTAGCCGGTCAAAACTCTTCCAAACCTGCAGTGAACG aatCCTCCAAAGATCTGTCAGCGTGGTTCAGTCTGTTTGCTGATCTGGATCCGCTGGCCAATCCGGATGCGATCGGCCGGAGTGGAGCCGACCACGACCTGCTGACTGCttga
- the LOC130243649 gene encoding neurexophilin 1, whose amino-acid sequence MGRSKTTSKHPCFDSDPLPISNPDVPDALLSNKIQPCPDQELWDWAPNLTEMHPSAQQSRKQDTVKRGKAKKMFGWGDFQCKVKSTILNLLITGKIVDHGNGTFSVYFRYNTTGGGNVSVGLVPPSKAVEFDARARQTVLHSVESRMFNCRVEHERVERGTKAARCWYDPSQSCDQDQTHSQVSWLCSKPFKVICVYIYFNSLDYKLVQKVCPDYNYHSESPYLPSG is encoded by the coding sequence ATGGGCAGGTCAAAGACGACATCCAAGCATCCATGTTTTGACTCTGACCCTTTGCCCATATCAAACCCTGATGTCCCTGATGCCCTCCTGTCCAACAAAATCCAGCCGTGTCCCGATCAGGAGCTATGGGATTGGGCCCCTAACCTGACGGAAATGCATCCATCTGCTCAACAATCAAGAAAGCAAGACACGGTGAAAAGAGGGAAAGCTAAGAAGATGTTTGGCTGGGGAGATTTCCAGTGCAAAGTCAAATCCACAATCCTGAACCTGCTCATCACAGGGAAGATCGTGGATCACGGCAACGGGACGTTCAGTGTTTATTTCCGCTATAACACCACCGGAGGAGGGAACGTCTCTGTAGGGTTGGTTCCTCCTAGTAAAGCGGTGGAGTTCGACGCAAGGGCTCGACAGACTGTTCTGCACTCAGTGGAGTCGCGGATGTTTAACTGCAGGGTGGAACATGAGAGGGTGGAGAGAGGAACTAAAGCTGCCCGCTGCTGGTACGATCCATCCCAGAGCTGCGATCAGGACCAGACTCACAGCCAGGTCTCTTGGCTCTGCTCAAAACCATTTAAAGTCATCTGTGTTTACATCTACTTCAACAGTCTGGACTACAAACTGGTGCAAAAAGTCTGTCCAGACTACAACTACCACAGTGAATCCCCATATTTACCTTCTGGataa